Proteins encoded by one window of Halosolutus amylolyticus:
- a CDS encoding N-acyl-D-amino-acid deacylase family protein has translation MSAPSTESIEFRNARVLDGSGGDAVTASVLVQGGRIRRIAADPAGADREIDLDGAVLAPGFIDMHAHSELRLFDRPGAPEKVTQGVTTEVLGQDGVSVAPVPTDLKTEWANRIQSLDGRIEGEWPWTDVAGYLDELADADPAVNCAFYAPHGNLRSLVAGFEDRPLSDAELETVRAELGTALDGGAFGLSKGMIYPPSSYGRDTELEALAATLGDRDSFMISHVWNETDYVVESIERYLDICHCGGCDAHVSHLKVGGQHNWGASEDVRSLFDEAEARGQRVSFDQYPYTAGSTMLTALLPPWARRGDSTAIRERLREASVRERIAADIDDESGDWENLARAAGTWDNILITRTASGRHQGETIADIAAERNRDPVEAMCDLLVEEDLDVTMADFVMSEDDIERFLADPRGTFCTDGIFGGKPHPRAIGTFPRILERYVRERETLSLERMVYKAAGRPADLLGLPDRGYVEEGYVADLVVFDPDAVVERPTYEDPFRLTEDFDYVLVGGEVAVGGGEPTGVRNGAVLRSTEEWGGRTRPSTSRRSF, from the coding sequence ATGTCGGCTCCGAGCACCGAGTCCATAGAGTTCCGCAACGCGCGGGTTCTCGACGGGAGCGGCGGCGACGCCGTCACCGCCAGCGTCCTCGTCCAGGGCGGTCGAATCCGTCGAATCGCCGCCGATCCCGCCGGTGCCGATCGCGAAATCGACCTCGACGGCGCGGTTCTCGCGCCGGGCTTCATCGACATGCACGCGCACTCGGAACTGCGACTGTTCGACAGGCCCGGGGCGCCTGAGAAAGTAACCCAGGGCGTCACGACGGAGGTCCTCGGGCAGGACGGCGTCAGCGTCGCACCCGTCCCGACGGACCTGAAGACGGAGTGGGCGAACCGGATCCAGTCGCTCGACGGTCGGATCGAGGGCGAGTGGCCGTGGACCGACGTCGCGGGGTATCTCGACGAACTGGCCGACGCCGACCCCGCCGTCAACTGCGCCTTCTACGCCCCGCACGGGAACCTCCGGTCGCTCGTGGCCGGCTTCGAGGATCGACCGCTCTCCGACGCCGAACTCGAGACGGTCCGGGCCGAACTGGGGACCGCGCTGGACGGGGGTGCGTTCGGCCTCTCGAAGGGGATGATCTACCCGCCGAGTTCCTACGGTCGCGACACCGAACTGGAAGCGCTCGCGGCGACCCTCGGCGATCGGGACTCGTTCATGATCTCGCACGTCTGGAACGAGACCGATTACGTCGTCGAGTCGATCGAGCGCTACCTCGACATCTGTCACTGCGGCGGCTGTGACGCCCACGTCTCGCACCTCAAGGTCGGCGGCCAGCACAACTGGGGCGCCTCGGAGGACGTCCGCTCGCTGTTCGACGAGGCCGAAGCGCGGGGACAGCGCGTCTCCTTCGACCAGTACCCATACACCGCCGGGTCGACGATGCTCACGGCACTGTTGCCCCCGTGGGCGCGACGGGGGGACTCGACGGCGATACGCGAGCGCCTCCGCGAGGCGTCCGTGCGCGAACGGATCGCCGCCGACATCGACGACGAGTCGGGCGACTGGGAGAACCTCGCCCGTGCGGCGGGCACGTGGGACAACATCCTGATCACGCGAACGGCGAGCGGACGGCATCAGGGGGAGACGATCGCCGACATCGCGGCCGAACGGAATCGCGACCCGGTCGAGGCGATGTGTGACCTGCTCGTCGAGGAGGACCTCGACGTGACGATGGCCGACTTCGTCATGTCCGAGGACGACATCGAGCGCTTCCTCGCCGACCCGCGCGGGACGTTCTGTACCGACGGCATCTTCGGCGGCAAACCCCACCCGCGTGCGATCGGGACGTTCCCCCGGATCCTCGAACGATACGTCCGGGAACGGGAGACGCTGTCGCTCGAACGGATGGTGTACAAGGCCGCAGGTCGACCGGCGGACCTGCTCGGACTCCCCGATCGAGGCTACGTCGAGGAGGGTTACGTGGCCGACCTGGTCGTCTTCGATCCCGACGCGGTCGTCGAACGACCGACCTACGAGGACCCCTTCCGGCTCACCGAGGACTTCGACTACGTCCTCGTCGGCGGCGAGGTTGCCGTCGGGGGCGGCGAGCCGACCGGCGTCCGCAACGGCGCCGTGCTCCGATCGACCGAGGAGTGGGGCGGTCGAACCCGTCCGTCCACGTCCCGACGATCGTTCTAG
- a CDS encoding Zn-dependent hydrolase: MTDATIDERRFRDRFDEFNEIGATDAGGVNRPSLSDENKRARDLLVEWFRDAGLEVRIDEMGNIFGRREGRDPEADAVLFGSHVDSQYNGGRYDGVVGVLSALEVVEAFDDAGIETDRPLEIVAWSNEEGVRFQPDMLGSGVYTGVFDLEYAYDREDKDGNRFGDELERIGYKGEEPCEPDDLHCYFEVHVEQGPFLERADLSVGVVEGVFGFSWMNVAFEGQANHAGPTPMNMRHDAFVATADVTKAVREITATEGTDLVGTVGSVDVWPNAINVIPERVEFTLDFRSYDNAVVDAALERIQDEIEWAAEREGLEYEFEEIMRVDADPFDDECIETVAQAAEDAGCEYTRLVSGAGHDANYLNKITPTSMIFAPSVDGISHRESEYTEWEDVVTGAEVLLRAVNEQAST, from the coding sequence ATGACGGACGCAACGATCGACGAGCGTCGGTTCCGCGATCGGTTCGACGAGTTCAACGAGATCGGCGCGACCGACGCCGGCGGCGTGAATCGACCCTCGCTCTCCGACGAGAACAAACGGGCGCGCGACCTGCTGGTCGAGTGGTTCCGCGATGCAGGGCTCGAGGTGCGCATCGACGAGATGGGGAACATCTTCGGCCGCCGCGAGGGACGCGATCCGGAGGCGGACGCGGTCCTGTTCGGGTCCCACGTCGACAGCCAGTACAACGGCGGCCGGTACGACGGCGTCGTCGGCGTCCTCAGCGCACTCGAGGTCGTCGAGGCGTTCGACGACGCCGGCATCGAGACCGATCGGCCGCTCGAGATCGTCGCCTGGAGCAACGAGGAGGGCGTCCGCTTCCAGCCGGACATGCTCGGCAGCGGCGTCTACACCGGCGTCTTCGACCTCGAGTACGCCTACGATCGGGAGGACAAGGACGGAAATCGATTCGGCGACGAACTCGAACGGATCGGATACAAGGGCGAGGAACCCTGCGAACCGGATGATCTGCACTGCTACTTCGAGGTCCACGTCGAACAGGGGCCGTTCCTCGAACGGGCGGATCTGAGCGTCGGGGTCGTCGAGGGCGTCTTCGGCTTCTCGTGGATGAACGTCGCCTTCGAGGGACAGGCCAACCACGCCGGCCCGACGCCGATGAACATGCGCCACGACGCGTTCGTCGCCACGGCGGACGTGACGAAAGCCGTCCGCGAGATCACGGCCACCGAGGGGACCGACCTCGTCGGCACGGTCGGCAGCGTCGACGTCTGGCCGAACGCGATCAACGTCATTCCCGAACGCGTCGAGTTCACCCTCGACTTCCGATCGTACGACAACGCCGTGGTCGACGCGGCCCTCGAGCGCATCCAGGACGAGATCGAGTGGGCCGCCGAGCGCGAGGGCCTCGAGTACGAGTTCGAGGAAATCATGCGCGTCGACGCCGACCCGTTCGACGACGAATGTATCGAGACCGTCGCGCAGGCGGCCGAAGACGCCGGCTGCGAGTACACCCGACTGGTGAGCGGGGCGGGCCACGACGCCAACTACCTCAACAAGATCACGCCGACCAGCATGATATTCGCCCCGAGCGTCGACGGCATCAGCCACCGGGAGAGCGAGTACACCGAGTGGGAGGACGTCGTCACCGGTGCGGAGGTCCTCCTCCGGGCAGTGAACGAGCAAGCGTCGACCTGA
- a CDS encoding (2Fe-2S)-binding protein: MHIDCTINGNERMFEVSKSDLLLDVLRRNGYTGAKRGCDTGACGMCTVQIDGEPTMSCVTPVAKADGATVETIEGLGTQDDLHPVQQAFVDNSALQCGFCIPGMIMRSKALLEENPDPTEAEVREALSDNLCRCTGYKKIVEAVLDASDRLAEQAVAADGGRAATDRCCDCHCAGDRPTGADRRGETDR, encoded by the coding sequence ATGCACATCGACTGTACAATCAACGGTAACGAGCGGATGTTCGAGGTATCGAAGTCCGACCTCCTCCTCGACGTGTTGCGTCGAAACGGGTACACGGGCGCGAAGCGGGGCTGTGACACCGGCGCGTGCGGCATGTGTACGGTCCAGATCGACGGCGAGCCGACGATGTCGTGCGTGACGCCCGTCGCGAAAGCCGACGGCGCGACCGTCGAGACGATCGAGGGGCTGGGAACCCAGGACGACCTCCACCCGGTCCAGCAGGCGTTCGTCGACAACTCGGCCCTGCAGTGTGGCTTTTGCATCCCGGGGATGATCATGCGATCGAAGGCCCTGCTGGAGGAGAACCCGGACCCGACCGAGGCCGAGGTCCGTGAGGCGCTCTCGGACAACCTCTGTCGGTGTACGGGGTACAAGAAAATCGTCGAGGCGGTCCTCGACGCGTCGGATCGCCTGGCGGAACAGGCGGTCGCCGCGGACGGCGGGCGAGCGGCGACCGACCGGTGCTGTGACTGTCACTGCGCCGGCGACCGACCGACGGGGGCCGATCGGCGAGGTGAGACCGACCGATGA
- a CDS encoding sulfurtransferase TusA family protein has protein sequence MQIDVSGMVCPQPVSIVRCCLAELEPGDELVVTGDYPPAERSIRRTCYKHGYAVADADDDGTASNADAVDADADGAKTFSLRIRVTDRAASRADEAESAH, from the coding sequence GTGCAGATCGACGTCAGCGGAATGGTCTGTCCGCAGCCGGTGAGCATCGTCCGGTGCTGTCTCGCGGAACTCGAACCGGGCGACGAACTCGTCGTTACCGGCGATTATCCGCCGGCCGAGCGGAGCATTCGGCGCACGTGCTACAAGCACGGGTACGCGGTCGCCGACGCGGACGACGACGGAACCGCTTCGAATGCGGACGCTGTAGACGCGGACGCGGACGGAGCGAAGACGTTCTCCCTCCGGATCCGCGTGACCGATCGGGCCGCCTCGCGAGCGGACGAGGCCGAATCGGCTCACTGA
- a CDS encoding xanthine dehydrogenase family protein molybdopterin-binding subunit: MEEIEREEPPGVDASEDVAASGDAADTEASADEANAEESPVEWDEPENNRKPRAERVNLTTDVEKDDARKIVTGEARYTADYSRRFPDLAHGTVVRSEIAHGYVTAIDTSDAEAIEGVYAVVTPRDDVVPDTLYSSSGQSYPEPSPWDMRVLRRHVRFVGDPIAAVAAETSEIADRAARAIDVEYEEREDVFDVEAALEPDAPRLFEDDEVENAQSGADYGRNLESHFEGEIGDVEAAFDRDDVRIHETELETPYQSHCVPEPHTTIAYTDEDGRYTFITATQVPNHTRRQLAHVFDVPIRDVRVEKPSVGAGFGAKQEMAIEPITFALHLAADRPVKLEMTRREEFYALRSRHPMDLTMRSAVTEDGTIVAMDLYARSNAGAYGTHGMTVASNVGTKALPLYPRVPNVRFEGDVVHTNLPMGAAMRGYGAPQGHFAVEAHLDEVARDLGVDPIEFKRNHAIRTGDLDDVSTILKDDDRFARRIRSCGLRECIDRGKDAIGWDEIEQPDEDHLHRGVGMAICAQGSGVAGRELGAAKLKMNEDGSFHLHVGGVDTGTGNDTMFSQVAAEVLGCGPDDIVVTSSDTDVTPFDYGSYASSTTYISGTAVKKAAEDTKERIRYWGSKLLEESESNLETEGGEVYSEATGASVSLEEIGYEATYGHDEREQIMGDGHHSTDESPPPFGAQFVDVTVDEETGEFELNELVYAADCGVAINPPLAEGQVEGGQHMSLEYATSGGLEFDDEGNPQTTGFRQYGMPRTTDHPPMETILVETHEPTGPFGAKSIGELPTNGIPPALSNAIRDAVGVRLTSLPITSEDVKAAIDRRGAENYSSN; encoded by the coding sequence ATGGAGGAGATCGAGCGGGAGGAACCGCCAGGCGTGGACGCTTCCGAAGACGTGGCCGCCTCCGGAGACGCGGCCGATACGGAGGCGTCCGCTGACGAGGCGAACGCCGAGGAGTCCCCCGTGGAGTGGGACGAACCGGAAAACAATCGCAAGCCCAGAGCGGAGCGCGTGAACCTCACGACGGACGTCGAGAAGGACGACGCGCGAAAGATCGTCACCGGAGAGGCCCGGTACACGGCCGACTACAGCCGCCGGTTTCCCGATCTCGCCCACGGCACGGTCGTCCGGAGCGAGATCGCACACGGCTACGTGACGGCCATCGACACGAGCGACGCCGAGGCGATCGAGGGCGTCTACGCGGTCGTCACTCCCAGGGACGACGTCGTCCCCGACACGCTGTACTCGAGTTCCGGGCAGTCCTACCCCGAGCCGAGCCCGTGGGACATGCGCGTCCTCAGGCGACACGTCCGGTTCGTCGGGGACCCGATCGCGGCCGTGGCCGCCGAGACGAGCGAGATTGCCGATCGGGCCGCCCGCGCGATCGACGTCGAGTACGAGGAGCGCGAGGACGTCTTCGACGTCGAGGCGGCGCTAGAGCCGGACGCCCCGCGACTGTTCGAGGACGACGAAGTCGAGAACGCACAGAGCGGCGCGGACTACGGGCGCAACCTCGAGTCGCACTTCGAGGGCGAGATCGGCGACGTCGAGGCCGCGTTCGATCGCGACGACGTCCGGATCCACGAGACCGAACTGGAGACGCCCTACCAGTCCCACTGCGTCCCCGAACCCCACACGACGATCGCCTACACCGACGAGGACGGGCGATACACGTTCATCACGGCGACGCAGGTCCCGAACCACACACGTCGACAGCTAGCGCACGTCTTCGACGTCCCGATCCGGGACGTCCGGGTCGAAAAACCGAGCGTGGGTGCCGGCTTCGGCGCGAAACAGGAGATGGCGATCGAACCGATCACGTTCGCGCTCCACCTGGCGGCGGACCGGCCGGTCAAACTCGAGATGACGAGACGGGAGGAGTTCTACGCGCTCCGATCGCGTCACCCGATGGACCTGACGATGCGATCGGCGGTGACCGAGGACGGGACCATCGTCGCGATGGACCTCTACGCGCGCTCGAACGCCGGAGCGTACGGGACCCACGGGATGACGGTCGCCTCGAACGTCGGGACCAAGGCACTCCCCCTGTATCCGCGCGTCCCGAACGTCCGGTTCGAGGGGGACGTCGTCCACACGAACCTGCCGATGGGGGCCGCGATGCGCGGCTACGGCGCGCCGCAGGGCCACTTCGCCGTCGAGGCGCACCTGGACGAGGTCGCCCGCGACCTCGGGGTCGACCCGATCGAGTTCAAGCGGAACCACGCGATCCGGACGGGCGACCTCGACGACGTCTCGACCATCCTCAAGGACGACGATCGGTTCGCCCGGCGGATCCGATCGTGCGGCCTCCGCGAGTGTATCGACCGCGGCAAGGACGCGATCGGCTGGGACGAGATCGAGCAGCCCGACGAGGACCATCTCCACCGCGGCGTCGGCATGGCGATCTGTGCACAGGGGAGCGGCGTCGCGGGCAGGGAACTCGGCGCGGCCAAGCTCAAGATGAACGAGGACGGCTCGTTCCACCTCCACGTCGGCGGCGTCGACACCGGCACCGGCAACGACACGATGTTCAGCCAGGTCGCGGCCGAAGTGCTCGGCTGTGGACCGGACGATATCGTCGTCACGTCCTCGGACACCGACGTCACGCCGTTCGACTACGGCTCCTACGCCTCGTCGACGACCTACATCAGCGGGACGGCGGTCAAGAAGGCCGCCGAGGACACGAAGGAACGAATCCGCTACTGGGGGTCGAAACTCCTCGAGGAGTCCGAATCGAACCTCGAAACCGAGGGCGGCGAGGTCTACAGCGAGGCGACGGGCGCGAGCGTGAGCCTCGAGGAGATCGGCTACGAGGCGACCTACGGCCACGACGAGCGCGAGCAGATCATGGGCGACGGCCACCACTCGACGGACGAGAGTCCGCCGCCGTTCGGCGCGCAGTTCGTGGACGTCACCGTCGACGAGGAAACCGGCGAGTTCGAACTCAACGAACTGGTCTACGCCGCCGACTGCGGCGTCGCGATCAACCCGCCGCTCGCCGAGGGCCAGGTCGAGGGCGGCCAGCACATGAGTCTCGAGTACGCGACCAGCGGCGGCCTGGAGTTCGACGACGAGGGGAACCCACAGACCACCGGCTTCCGCCAGTACGGGATGCCCCGGACGACGGACCACCCGCCGATGGAAACGATCCTGGTCGAAACCCACGAGCCGACCGGTCCCTTCGGCGCGAAGTCGATCGGCGAACTGCCGACCAACGGCATCCCGCCGGCGCTGAGCAACGCCATCCGCGACGCCGTCGGGGTGCGGCTGACCTCCCTGCCGATCACTTCCGAGGACGTCAAGGCGGCGATCGATCGGCGCGGTGCGGAGAACTATAGTAGCAACTGA
- a CDS encoding 5'-deoxyadenosine deaminase: MLLSGTVIADADTVIEEGCVVVAGSRIEAVGRRTDLVDRYPDREERSYDILLPGLVGGHIHSVQSLGRGIADDSELLDWLFEYVLPMEASLSAEEMEIAAKLGYLELVESGTTTCIDHLSVNHADRAFEAAGEIGIRGLLGKVLMDRRSPEGLAEETDAALAETERLIRRYHGSFDDRIRYAVTPRFAVSCSEACLRGARDLADSYDGVRIHTHASENRSEIETVESDTGMRNIHWLDEVGLTGEDVVLAHCVWTDESEREVLAETGTHVTHCPSSNMKLASGVAPVTDYLDRGINVALGNDGPPCNNTLDPFTEMRQGSLLQKVDRLDPVAAPAETLFEMATINGAKAAGFEKLGALREGWRADIVGITTDVTRATPIHDPLSHLVFGAHGDDVVFSMVDGKVLLDDGEVTTVDADAIRDRANEVGLSLEEHRDAADEVRP; this comes from the coding sequence ATGCTACTATCCGGAACGGTGATCGCGGACGCCGACACCGTCATCGAGGAGGGGTGCGTGGTCGTCGCGGGGTCGCGGATCGAGGCGGTTGGCCGGCGGACGGATCTGGTCGATCGGTATCCCGATCGCGAGGAGCGATCGTACGACATTCTCCTTCCCGGTCTGGTCGGCGGCCACATTCACTCGGTCCAGAGTCTCGGCCGCGGGATCGCTGACGACTCGGAGTTGCTCGACTGGCTCTTCGAGTACGTTCTCCCGATGGAGGCGTCGCTGTCGGCCGAGGAGATGGAGATCGCGGCGAAACTGGGCTACCTCGAACTCGTCGAGAGCGGGACGACGACGTGTATCGATCATCTGTCGGTCAACCACGCCGATCGGGCGTTCGAGGCGGCCGGCGAGATCGGGATTCGGGGCCTGCTCGGGAAGGTCCTGATGGATCGCCGATCGCCCGAGGGACTCGCCGAGGAGACCGACGCCGCGCTCGCCGAGACGGAACGGCTCATCCGGAGGTACCACGGCTCGTTTGACGATCGGATCCGGTACGCGGTGACGCCGCGGTTCGCCGTCTCCTGTTCCGAGGCGTGTCTCCGTGGCGCGCGGGACCTCGCGGACTCGTACGATGGCGTTCGGATTCACACGCACGCGAGCGAGAACCGGAGCGAGATCGAGACCGTCGAGTCCGACACCGGGATGCGCAACATCCACTGGCTCGACGAGGTCGGCCTCACGGGGGAGGACGTCGTCCTCGCCCACTGCGTCTGGACGGACGAGAGCGAGCGCGAGGTCCTGGCCGAGACCGGAACGCACGTCACCCACTGCCCGTCGTCGAACATGAAACTGGCCAGCGGCGTCGCGCCCGTCACGGACTACCTCGATCGCGGCATCAACGTCGCGCTCGGGAACGACGGGCCGCCGTGTAACAACACGCTCGATCCGTTCACGGAGATGCGCCAGGGCAGTCTCCTCCAGAAGGTCGATCGGCTCGATCCCGTCGCGGCCCCGGCCGAGACGCTGTTCGAGATGGCGACGATCAACGGTGCGAAGGCCGCCGGCTTCGAGAAACTCGGCGCCCTCCGGGAGGGATGGCGGGCGGACATCGTCGGGATCACGACCGACGTGACGCGCGCGACGCCGATCCACGATCCGCTCTCGCACCTCGTCTTCGGCGCACACGGCGACGACGTCGTCTTCTCGATGGTCGACGGGAAGGTGCTGCTGGACGACGGCGAGGTGACGACCGTCGACGCGGACGCGATCCGCGATCGGGCGAACGAGGTCGGCCTGTCGCTGGAGGAACACCGCGACGCGGCCGACGAGGTGCGGCCCTAG